The following are encoded in a window of Gramella sp. MT6 genomic DNA:
- a CDS encoding outer membrane protein transport protein: protein MKRILFLFFLASITSSIQAQDLRDAYRYSNNELSGTARFMGMSGAFGALGGDISAMSLNPASSAVFLSSSASITFGYRSLENNIQFNDGRSSSEEDNFDLTNAGGVFVFRDNEESDWRKFSIGLNYTTESNYDENYSVRGNSSNSLDQYFLDYADGIPLELLQLQDDESISSLYSFLGENYGFAAQQAFLGYQGYVIEAEVDDPDNTEYYSLIGPGNFDQRYRYAATGINGKLTFNAATQYKDFLYLGLNLNSHFINYENSTEFTEFNNNTGSETTEVYFGNSLFTNGDGFSFQLGGIAKLSDNIRLGLTYDSPTWYTFREETRQYLDSNNSFDEFVSVSPQVLNVYPEYQLKLPSKFNGSFAYLFGKSGLISFDYSWKDYSNMKYSSDYDISYVDLNNSINDDMQAASTYRIGGEYRISNFSLRAGYRFEESPFKDENNVGDLTGYTGGLGYSFGNLNIDLAYSYANFKDSSTSFINTSTIDRDLSKFVVSLTFGL, encoded by the coding sequence ATGAAAAGAATTTTATTCTTATTTTTTTTAGCCTCTATCACTTCTTCAATTCAAGCTCAGGATCTAAGAGATGCCTACCGCTATTCAAATAATGAATTATCAGGTACCGCGAGATTTATGGGAATGAGCGGAGCTTTTGGTGCCCTTGGAGGTGATATTTCTGCCATGTCCCTAAACCCTGCTTCTTCAGCTGTCTTTTTATCAAGCAGTGCCTCGATAACCTTCGGCTATAGAAGCCTGGAAAACAATATTCAATTCAATGATGGAAGAAGCAGCAGCGAGGAAGATAATTTTGACCTGACCAATGCAGGGGGAGTTTTTGTTTTTAGAGATAACGAAGAAAGCGACTGGCGAAAATTTTCGATAGGACTAAATTACACTACAGAATCAAATTATGATGAAAACTATTCGGTCCGCGGAAATTCCTCTAACTCTCTAGATCAGTATTTTTTGGATTATGCAGACGGAATTCCCTTAGAACTATTGCAGCTTCAGGACGACGAAAGCATTTCCAGCCTTTATTCCTTCCTTGGAGAGAATTATGGTTTTGCAGCTCAGCAAGCATTCCTTGGCTACCAGGGTTATGTAATTGAAGCAGAAGTTGATGATCCTGATAATACAGAATATTATTCACTAATTGGGCCAGGGAATTTTGACCAGCGATATCGATATGCTGCAACCGGCATTAACGGGAAGCTTACGTTTAATGCTGCTACTCAGTACAAAGATTTCCTATATTTAGGCCTGAACCTTAATTCTCACTTTATTAATTATGAGAATTCAACTGAATTCACTGAATTCAACAACAATACCGGAAGCGAAACTACCGAGGTGTATTTTGGAAACAGCCTTTTTACCAATGGAGACGGTTTTTCCTTCCAATTAGGAGGTATCGCAAAACTTAGCGATAACATAAGACTAGGACTAACATACGACTCCCCTACCTGGTATACCTTCAGAGAAGAAACGAGACAATACCTGGATTCTAACAATTCATTTGATGAATTCGTGAGCGTATCTCCACAGGTCTTAAATGTTTATCCTGAATATCAACTTAAACTACCTTCTAAATTCAATGGTAGTTTTGCTTATTTATTCGGAAAATCTGGGCTGATAAGTTTTGATTACAGCTGGAAAGATTATTCTAACATGAAATATAGTTCAGATTACGATATCTCTTATGTAGACCTGAATAATAGCATCAATGATGATATGCAGGCAGCATCTACTTACAGAATTGGTGGGGAATACCGTATTTCAAATTTTAGCCTTAGAGCCGGTTACAGGTTTGAAGAAAGCCCATTTAAAGATGAGAATAATGTTGGAGATCTAACTGGATATACCGGTGGTTTAGGATACAGCTTTGGAAACCTGAATATTGACCTTGCTTATAGTTATGCTAATTTTAAAGACAGCAGCACAAGTTTTATTAACACAAGTACTATAGATCGTGACCTATCAAAATTTGTCGTTTCCTTAACCTTCGGACTGTAA
- the proS gene encoding proline--tRNA ligase — MGKNLTKRSEDYSKWYNELVVKADLAENSAVRGCMVIKPYGYAIWEKMQAELDRMFKETGHQNAYFPLFVPKHLFEAEEKNAEGFAKECAVVTHYRLKNDPDRPGKLMVDPEAKLEEELVVRPTSEAIIWNTYKNWIQSYRDLPIKVNQWANVVRWEMRTRLFLRTAEFLWQEGHTAHATKVEALQETELMNDIYAEFAENFMAIPVVKGAKTENERFAGALETYCIEALMQDGKALQAGTSHFLGQNFAKAFDVKFATKEGGLEYVWATSWGVSTRLMGALIMTHSDDNGLVLPPNLAPIQVVIVPIYRSEEQLEQISEAANKLVKELREVGVSVKFDDNDNQKPGWKFAQYELQGVPVRLAIGPKDLEKGTVELARRDTLTKEFVKNDEVVGKIKALMTEIQESLYTKAKNYRDSHITEVDDFDDFKKVLKEKAGFISAHWDGTPETENKIKELTKATIRCIPFNRKEEAGECVLTGKPSEGRVLFAKAY, encoded by the coding sequence ATGGGTAAGAATTTAACGAAGCGAAGCGAAGACTATTCAAAATGGTATAATGAATTGGTTGTAAAGGCCGATTTAGCTGAAAATTCAGCGGTTAGAGGCTGTATGGTTATCAAACCCTACGGCTATGCAATATGGGAAAAGATGCAGGCTGAATTGGATAGGATGTTCAAAGAGACAGGTCATCAAAACGCCTATTTTCCACTTTTTGTTCCGAAGCATTTATTCGAGGCTGAAGAGAAGAATGCCGAGGGTTTTGCGAAAGAATGTGCGGTGGTAACCCATTACAGGCTAAAAAATGATCCAGATAGACCTGGTAAACTAATGGTAGATCCGGAAGCCAAGTTGGAAGAAGAACTTGTGGTTAGACCAACTTCTGAAGCGATCATCTGGAATACCTATAAAAACTGGATACAGTCTTATAGAGACCTTCCAATAAAAGTGAATCAGTGGGCTAATGTGGTGCGCTGGGAGATGAGAACAAGATTATTTCTAAGGACTGCTGAATTTCTTTGGCAGGAAGGTCATACTGCTCATGCTACTAAAGTAGAGGCTCTTCAGGAAACTGAATTGATGAATGATATTTATGCTGAGTTTGCCGAGAATTTCATGGCAATCCCTGTAGTTAAAGGAGCAAAAACCGAGAATGAACGTTTTGCAGGAGCTTTGGAAACCTATTGTATCGAAGCTCTTATGCAGGATGGAAAAGCCTTACAGGCCGGAACCTCGCATTTCCTGGGGCAGAATTTCGCAAAAGCTTTTGATGTGAAATTTGCCACTAAAGAAGGCGGGCTGGAATATGTATGGGCAACTTCATGGGGAGTTTCTACCAGGCTTATGGGAGCGCTTATTATGACACATAGTGATGATAATGGATTGGTATTGCCTCCAAATCTTGCGCCTATACAAGTTGTGATCGTACCTATCTATAGAAGTGAAGAGCAATTGGAACAGATCTCTGAAGCAGCGAATAAGCTGGTTAAAGAACTAAGGGAGGTAGGAGTTTCGGTTAAGTTTGACGACAATGATAATCAAAAGCCGGGATGGAAGTTCGCGCAATATGAATTGCAAGGTGTACCGGTAAGATTGGCTATAGGACCAAAAGATCTCGAAAAAGGAACGGTTGAGCTTGCAAGAAGAGATACACTTACTAAAGAATTCGTAAAAAATGATGAAGTAGTAGGTAAGATCAAGGCCCTAATGACTGAGATCCAGGAGAGTCTTTATACGAAGGCAAAAAATTATCGGGATTCTCATATTACTGAAGTTGATGATTTTGACGATTTTAAAAAAGTTCTGAAAGAGAAAGCTGGATTTATTTCTGCCCATTGGGATGGTACTCCAGAGACAGAGAATAAGATCAAGGAACTTACTAAAGCTACGATAAGGTGTATTCCTTTCAATAGAAAAGAAGAGGCGGGAGAGTGCGTTCTTACCGGAAAACCGTCCGAGGGAAGAGTGCTTTTTGCGAAGGCCTATTAA
- the rpsT gene encoding 30S ribosomal protein S20, protein MANHKSALKRIRSNETKRLRNRYQHKTTRNAIKKLREADKKEAEAMLPAVISMVDKLAKKNIIHDNKAANLKSNLTKHVAAL, encoded by the coding sequence ATGGCAAATCATAAGTCAGCGTTGAAGAGGATTCGTAGCAATGAGACTAAGCGTCTTAGAAATCGCTACCAGCATAAAACTACAAGAAACGCGATCAAGAAATTGCGTGAAGCCGATAAGAAAGAGGCTGAGGCTATGTTGCCTGCAGTAATTTCTATGGTGGATAAATTGGCTAAGAAAAATATCATTCACGATAATAAAGCTGCTAACCTAAAGTCAAATTTGACTAAGCACGTCGCAGCACTTTAA
- a CDS encoding glutaminase: MDYQRILDTIHDEMSYRDVTGKVASYIPELAKVDRRKFGMHVYCGDQKHFSFGDSEENFSIQSISKVFTLAMAMRLMGEDLWDRLNVEPSGDPFNSLTQLEYESGIPRNPFINAGALVLSDILVDQLENPKQELLDFVRKITGDPDIQYDEKVAASEKATGYRNIALVNYIKALGNIKCDVEPIVDFYFYQCSLSMSCKDLSKAFMIFANKGKMLETNEKILKPKTVKRINALMQTCGFYDEAGEFSFQVGLPGKSGVGGGIVAIHPDNYSVAVWSPILNEKGNSELGMKALERFTTLTGVSVF, from the coding sequence ATGGATTACCAACGAATCCTCGATACTATTCACGATGAAATGAGTTACCGGGATGTTACCGGAAAAGTAGCCTCCTACATTCCGGAACTCGCAAAAGTAGACCGAAGAAAATTCGGAATGCACGTTTATTGTGGGGATCAAAAACATTTTTCGTTTGGTGACAGCGAGGAGAATTTTTCCATCCAAAGTATCTCGAAGGTTTTTACACTGGCAATGGCGATGCGATTAATGGGTGAAGATCTCTGGGACCGTTTAAATGTGGAACCATCAGGAGACCCATTCAATAGTTTAACTCAGCTGGAGTATGAAAGTGGTATTCCCAGGAATCCTTTTATAAACGCAGGAGCTTTGGTACTTTCTGATATTCTTGTAGATCAACTGGAAAATCCTAAACAGGAATTGCTGGATTTCGTGAGAAAGATCACTGGTGATCCAGATATTCAATATGATGAAAAAGTAGCAGCATCAGAAAAAGCAACGGGATATAGAAATATTGCTCTGGTAAATTACATCAAAGCACTCGGGAATATCAAATGTGACGTTGAACCTATTGTAGATTTCTATTTCTACCAATGTTCATTATCCATGTCGTGTAAAGATCTATCGAAGGCTTTTATGATCTTTGCCAATAAAGGGAAAATGTTAGAAACCAATGAAAAGATTTTAAAACCGAAAACTGTAAAAAGGATCAATGCTTTAATGCAAACCTGTGGTTTCTATGATGAGGCCGGCGAATTTAGTTTCCAGGTAGGTCTGCCTGGAAAAAGTGGGGTTGGTGGTGGAATTGTCGCCATACACCCCGATAATTATTCAGTAGCGGTATGGAGTCCTATTCTAAATGAAAAAGGGAATTCAGAATTGGGTATGAAAGCTTTGGAAAGGTTCACTACCCTCACCGGTGTTTCTGTATTCTAA
- the pepE gene encoding dipeptidase PepE, which produces MINAILASTSTLHNQEYLEYLIPHLPELYNNIDEILFIPYARPGGISHEEYTAKAAEAFSKAGIKVKGINEFKDPVEAVKEAKGIFTGGGNTFLLVSELYRNKVMNVIKEVVKNGTPYMGTSAGTNIAGLSMQTTNDMPIVYPPSFQTLGLVPFNINPHYLDPDPNSEHKGETRETRIKEFHGINSQPVIGLREGSWLELKDNKVTLKGKLQARLFKKDKLPFEIDTETDLTDLN; this is translated from the coding sequence ATGATCAACGCGATACTTGCCAGCACCTCAACTTTACATAACCAGGAATACCTGGAATATCTAATTCCGCACTTACCTGAATTATATAATAATATAGATGAGATCTTATTTATTCCTTACGCAAGGCCGGGCGGAATTTCCCATGAAGAATACACGGCAAAAGCAGCGGAAGCATTTTCTAAAGCAGGCATAAAAGTGAAAGGCATTAATGAATTCAAGGATCCGGTAGAGGCAGTAAAAGAGGCTAAGGGGATTTTTACAGGTGGAGGAAATACATTCCTGCTTGTATCAGAATTATACAGAAACAAGGTGATGAACGTTATTAAAGAGGTGGTTAAAAATGGTACTCCATATATGGGAACCAGTGCCGGGACCAACATTGCAGGTCTAAGTATGCAAACCACCAACGATATGCCTATTGTTTACCCACCATCATTCCAGACCCTTGGATTAGTTCCATTTAATATCAATCCTCATTATTTAGATCCAGATCCAAATTCTGAACATAAAGGAGAGACAAGAGAAACCAGGATCAAAGAGTTTCATGGAATTAATTCTCAACCGGTGATTGGTTTAAGAGAAGGAAGCTGGCTGGAATTAAAGGATAATAAAGTTACGTTAAAAGGAAAGCTGCAGGCCAGACTTTTCAAAAAGGATAAATTACCTTTCGAAATAGATACTGAAACAGATTTAACCGATTTAAACTAA
- a CDS encoding carboxypeptidase-like regulatory domain-containing protein produces MYSQQTTLLEGQIVSDSLSTANIHIVNLSLEQGTTSDDSGEFRIYSRSGDTLLFSSVQFEKRKIVIAQTDIDAGGVRVKLFPSRNELDEVRISDLKLSGYLDSDLPKVKYLDRQQYGIPYPEKKLSQTERRLYTANANITSRWQYIGVLLGGVPLDVIMNDINGRTKYLKALDKQDKLQQRVQNEIDVMGEEFFINELGLPESEVENFLFYCAESEEFEKLVSTANRLEIIEYYKSRKQEFLELRQITE; encoded by the coding sequence ATGTACTCTCAGCAAACAACCTTGCTGGAGGGACAAATTGTATCTGACAGTCTATCGACAGCAAATATTCATATTGTAAATCTGAGCCTGGAGCAGGGCACTACCAGCGATGATTCAGGGGAATTCAGGATCTATTCAAGGTCAGGTGATACCTTGCTGTTTTCTTCCGTTCAATTTGAAAAAAGAAAGATAGTTATTGCCCAGACCGATATTGACGCCGGCGGCGTTAGAGTAAAACTTTTCCCTTCAAGAAATGAATTGGATGAGGTAAGGATCTCTGACCTGAAACTTAGCGGGTACCTGGATTCAGATCTGCCGAAGGTCAAATATTTGGATCGGCAGCAATATGGCATTCCATATCCTGAAAAAAAACTCAGTCAAACCGAAAGAAGATTGTATACCGCGAATGCAAATATTACAAGCCGATGGCAATATATTGGAGTTCTACTGGGTGGTGTCCCTTTAGATGTTATAATGAATGACATTAATGGCAGAACGAAATACCTTAAAGCTTTAGATAAACAGGATAAATTACAGCAGAGGGTACAGAATGAAATAGATGTAATGGGAGAGGAATTCTTTATAAATGAACTTGGTCTGCCCGAAAGCGAAGTGGAAAATTTCCTTTTTTATTGTGCAGAATCAGAAGAATTTGAAAAACTTGTTTCTACAGCAAACAGGTTGGAGATCATTGAATATTATAAATCCAGGAAACAGGAATTTCTGGAGCTTAGACAAATAACTGAATAA
- a CDS encoding carboxypeptidase-like regulatory domain-containing protein — protein MKNNYIQYLLLFFLFLLQVEQLKAQQREILVGKVVVDSSQNLSGIHVVNLTGETGTTTNEEGIFKIPAIEGDTLYFSSLQFEHKRVVVRRSFFENFLTIIMREKYNELDEVQIDDIKLSGVLMKDLDKIPKSEHEKLGIPFPKPRRTSLQLAVQSAKNGGPLLTVINTLNGKIKQLEKAEENNERSIMVNKGLDLVGKFFFVLQLDLKESEIINFLFYCVDDPEYTRLVDENKVLQLIELFKLKIDSFKALREID, from the coding sequence TTGAAAAATAACTACATCCAATATCTATTGCTATTCTTTCTCTTCCTTCTACAGGTAGAACAATTAAAAGCACAACAGCGGGAGATCCTTGTAGGTAAAGTAGTGGTGGACAGCAGTCAGAATTTATCTGGAATACACGTGGTGAATTTAACAGGTGAAACGGGAACTACCACCAATGAGGAGGGGATATTTAAGATCCCTGCTATAGAGGGAGATACACTTTACTTTTCCTCCCTTCAGTTTGAGCATAAAAGAGTTGTAGTTAGAAGATCTTTCTTTGAAAACTTCCTGACCATTATAATGAGAGAAAAGTATAATGAACTGGATGAAGTACAGATAGATGATATTAAACTTTCTGGAGTCCTAATGAAAGACTTGGATAAGATTCCTAAATCTGAGCACGAGAAACTGGGTATTCCTTTTCCCAAACCAAGAAGAACGAGTCTGCAACTGGCAGTACAATCTGCCAAGAATGGAGGACCTTTATTAACCGTGATAAATACCCTGAACGGAAAAATAAAACAGCTGGAAAAAGCCGAAGAAAATAATGAAAGATCTATAATGGTTAATAAAGGTCTAGATCTTGTAGGAAAATTTTTCTTTGTCTTGCAGTTAGATCTTAAGGAATCTGAAATTATTAATTTTTTATTCTATTGTGTCGATGACCCGGAATATACAAGGCTGGTTGATGAAAATAAGGTGCTGCAGTTAATTGAATTATTCAAACTTAAAATAGATTCTTTCAAAGCCTTACGTGAAATAGATTAA
- a CDS encoding carboxypeptidase-like regulatory domain-containing protein, producing MTIINNNIYNLKYKFYSKKGILSLIFFFCLIGFSAKAQESVLLSGRVEAGNPDIEKIHIINLNLEKGAVTNKEGEFKIYAHENDSLYVSSIQFQNTTIVVSRKMIEDESLVIELNDKMNELAEVVIDDIKLSGHLANDLSKISITDVEKKYELQNNLNDFIRKDREMNPYEKPVANGGIRIGKIAGAVIDRLAGEKEKPKNYTPRELANKSIAIVGHEFFREDLELNENEICNFVYYCAEDVHFKRLVINNNAFVLIEYFQTRIEDFRERRGSSLNSSSQIPG from the coding sequence ATGACTATAATCAATAACAATATTTATAATTTGAAATATAAATTCTATAGTAAAAAAGGCATACTTAGTTTGATCTTTTTCTTTTGCCTGATTGGTTTTTCGGCAAAGGCCCAGGAGTCGGTTTTATTAAGTGGTAGAGTAGAAGCCGGGAATCCTGATATTGAGAAAATCCACATTATAAACCTTAACCTGGAAAAAGGAGCTGTTACAAACAAAGAAGGAGAATTTAAGATCTACGCTCATGAAAATGATAGTTTGTACGTTTCATCGATACAATTTCAGAATACTACTATTGTGGTTTCCAGGAAAATGATAGAGGATGAAAGCCTCGTTATTGAGCTTAACGATAAGATGAATGAACTGGCTGAGGTGGTTATTGACGATATTAAATTATCTGGTCATCTTGCTAATGATCTTTCCAAGATATCGATCACCGATGTAGAGAAAAAATATGAGCTTCAGAATAATCTTAATGATTTCATCAGGAAAGACCGGGAGATGAATCCCTATGAGAAGCCTGTGGCTAATGGAGGAATCAGGATTGGCAAGATCGCAGGTGCCGTTATTGATAGATTGGCAGGGGAAAAAGAAAAGCCTAAAAATTATACTCCGCGAGAACTGGCAAATAAGAGTATCGCCATCGTAGGTCATGAATTCTTTAGGGAAGACCTGGAACTCAATGAAAACGAAATATGTAATTTTGTTTACTATTGTGCGGAGGACGTTCATTTTAAAAGACTTGTTATAAATAATAACGCCTTTGTCCTCATTGAATATTTCCAGACCAGGATCGAGGATTTTAGAGAACGAAGAGGAAGTAGTTTAAATTCATCTTCACAAATTCCAGGATAA
- a CDS encoding DUF6702 family protein, with translation MKKTFTLLLILVLASSFAKRDHETYLSVTEIEYKEDKQSLQIISRVFIDDLEDVLSKRYQKEISLSYKEDLEKNKAVMEKYIDKKLHITINGNKQPLKLLGSKFDADQIVMFIEGTNIQKFDKITVENLILTDLFDSQKNIVHVKKGEEIESMLLVKSNGSKTINF, from the coding sequence ATGAAGAAGACTTTTACTCTTTTGCTTATCCTTGTTTTAGCTAGTTCTTTTGCTAAAAGGGATCACGAAACTTATCTAAGTGTTACCGAAATAGAGTACAAGGAAGATAAGCAGAGCCTTCAAATAATATCCAGAGTCTTTATAGATGATCTTGAGGATGTACTTTCTAAAAGGTACCAGAAAGAGATTAGTCTTTCTTATAAAGAAGACCTTGAAAAGAATAAGGCTGTAATGGAGAAATATATAGATAAAAAACTCCATATCACAATCAACGGGAATAAACAACCACTCAAATTACTGGGAAGCAAATTCGATGCAGATCAAATCGTGATGTTCATCGAAGGCACTAATATTCAAAAATTTGATAAGATCACCGTGGAAAATCTTATTCTCACAGATCTATTTGATTCTCAGAAAAATATAGTTCACGTAAAAAAAGGTGAAGAAATTGAAAGTATGTTGCTGGTTAAAAGCAACGGCAGTAAAACAATAAATTTTTAA
- a CDS encoding M1 family metallopeptidase, with translation MKKLNMLCSVFLMFVFAGVSAQETEQKEARQEGHTNQNKFRQMYQEMATPNQYRTASGAPGPAYYQNEADYKMDIVLDDKNSVITGEETITYHNNSPQNLEYLWVQLDQNIRKKDAPQKDGEGMAPVATPGRFTSTYMEEAFDGGFNIKEVSKDGTPLKYTIHQTMMRIDMPQALKAGESYTFEIKWSYNVNNHVTNRARSGYEYFEEDGNKAYVIAQFFPRMAVYNDVEGWQNYQFWGNGEFALPFGDYEVNITVPADHVMEATGELQNRKEVYSKDMMKRYEQAKKSYDKPVLIVTQEEAEKAEKGFSDKTKTWTYKADMVRDFAFSTSRKFILDMMAVDVMGKDVMAVSVYPKEGNPLWEQWSTRAVASTLKSYSDHTFQYPYHKAVSVHAKNQGMEYPMICWNYGRPDEDGNYSDRTKFGMISVIIHEVGHNFFPMIVNSDERQWGWMDEGINTFVQYVAEQEFAEEYPEAIAPLDKYPSRRGEPSKIVSYMKGNQNYISPIMSNPEQVHQLGNNAYGKPATALNILRETIMGRELFDYAFKTYSHRWMFKHPTPEDFFRTMEDASSVDLDWFWRGWFYTTDNVDIGIKEVNKYYVTDTPTKAGKEMLQRYGTTPEETKALYVVTEDDEEFNEDMKNKSLLENSETLQAYLMDNFSEEERKNLKAPKYFYQVVFEKPGGLVMPIIAELTYADGTSEKVTYPVQIWRKNDEVVSKVIPTNKEITKITLDPDLETADVDVNNNSWPKAETKNEFEEFKDASQE, from the coding sequence ATGAAGAAATTAAACATGCTATGCTCCGTGTTTTTGATGTTCGTTTTTGCAGGTGTATCTGCGCAGGAAACGGAACAGAAAGAAGCGCGGCAGGAAGGCCACACAAACCAAAACAAATTCAGGCAAATGTACCAGGAGATGGCCACTCCTAACCAATATAGAACAGCTTCCGGTGCACCGGGACCTGCTTATTACCAGAACGAAGCCGATTATAAAATGGATATCGTTCTTGATGATAAGAATTCAGTAATTACAGGTGAAGAAACTATCACCTATCACAATAATTCTCCACAGAACCTTGAATATCTTTGGGTTCAGCTAGATCAAAATATCCGTAAAAAGGATGCTCCTCAAAAGGATGGGGAGGGAATGGCCCCGGTAGCCACTCCAGGTAGATTTACCAGTACATATATGGAAGAAGCTTTTGATGGTGGATTCAATATAAAAGAGGTTTCTAAAGATGGTACTCCATTAAAATATACCATTCACCAAACTATGATGCGTATAGATATGCCTCAGGCTCTCAAAGCGGGAGAAAGCTATACTTTCGAAATTAAATGGTCATACAATGTAAATAATCACGTAACTAACCGTGCGCGTTCTGGTTATGAATACTTCGAAGAAGATGGTAATAAAGCTTATGTGATCGCTCAATTCTTCCCAAGAATGGCGGTTTATAATGACGTTGAAGGATGGCAGAACTATCAGTTCTGGGGAAATGGTGAGTTCGCTCTTCCATTTGGAGATTACGAAGTGAATATCACTGTTCCTGCAGATCACGTTATGGAAGCTACAGGAGAACTTCAGAATAGAAAAGAGGTTTACTCTAAAGACATGATGAAGCGATACGAGCAGGCTAAAAAGAGCTATGATAAGCCTGTATTGATCGTTACCCAGGAGGAAGCTGAAAAGGCTGAAAAAGGTTTTTCAGATAAAACCAAAACCTGGACCTATAAAGCAGATATGGTTCGTGATTTCGCATTCTCTACTTCCAGAAAATTCATTTTGGATATGATGGCTGTAGATGTGATGGGGAAAGATGTAATGGCTGTTTCTGTTTATCCAAAAGAAGGAAATCCTCTTTGGGAACAATGGTCTACAAGAGCTGTTGCTAGTACCTTAAAAAGCTATTCAGATCATACTTTTCAGTATCCGTATCACAAAGCAGTTTCTGTACATGCTAAGAATCAGGGAATGGAATATCCTATGATCTGCTGGAATTATGGACGTCCAGACGAGGATGGAAACTATAGTGACCGTACAAAATTCGGGATGATAAGTGTTATTATCCACGAAGTAGGGCATAATTTCTTCCCAATGATCGTGAACTCAGATGAGCGCCAGTGGGGATGGATGGACGAAGGGATCAATACTTTTGTTCAGTATGTGGCAGAGCAGGAATTCGCAGAAGAATATCCTGAAGCTATCGCGCCATTAGATAAATATCCTTCAAGAAGGGGAGAGCCAAGTAAGATAGTTAGCTACATGAAAGGAAATCAGAACTATATTTCCCCAATCATGTCTAACCCAGAGCAGGTTCACCAATTAGGTAATAATGCTTATGGAAAACCGGCAACTGCCCTGAATATTCTTCGTGAGACCATTATGGGACGTGAGCTTTTTGATTATGCTTTCAAAACTTATTCTCACAGGTGGATGTTCAAACACCCAACTCCAGAAGATTTCTTCAGAACTATGGAAGATGCTTCAAGTGTAGACCTTGACTGGTTCTGGAGAGGATGGTTCTATACTACAGATAATGTTGATATAGGGATCAAAGAAGTGAATAAATATTATGTTACAGATACTCCTACCAAGGCTGGAAAGGAAATGTTGCAGAGATATGGAACCACTCCAGAAGAAACTAAAGCTCTTTACGTGGTGACCGAAGATGATGAAGAATTCAATGAGGATATGAAGAATAAGTCTCTTTTAGAGAATTCTGAAACTCTTCAGGCTTATTTGATGGATAACTTTAGCGAGGAAGAGAGAAAGAATCTTAAAGCTCCTAAATATTTCTACCAGGTGGTTTTTGAAAAGCCGGGTGGATTGGTAATGCCAATTATTGCCGAGCTTACCTATGCTGATGGTACTTCAGAAAAAGTTACTTATCCAGTACAAATCTGGAGAAAAAACGATGAGGTAGTGAGCAAAGTGATCCCAACAAATAAGGAGATCACTAAGATTACTCTGGATCCAGATCTTGAAACAGCAGATGTTGATGTGAACAACAATAGTTGGCCTAAAGCTGAGACCAAAAATGAATTCGAAGAGTTCAAAGATGCTTCTCAGGAATAG
- a CDS encoding twin-arginine translocase TatA/TatE family subunit, producing MHMLPLFISGAEIAFIMFILVMVFGADKIPDIARGLGKGMKAIRNASNDIKSEIQKSAEKQGIDTDFTKDVRGEIDKVKEDIEEISGSVRRKH from the coding sequence ATGCATATGTTACCTTTATTTATTAGTGGAGCTGAAATAGCCTTTATCATGTTCATTTTGGTGATGGTATTTGGAGCCGATAAGATTCCGGATATTGCCAGAGGATTGGGAAAAGGCATGAAAGCCATTAGAAATGCCTCGAACGATATCAAGAGTGAGATCCAGAAAAGTGCTGAAAAGCAAGGTATAGATACAGATTTCACCAAAGACGTAAGAGGAGAAATAGATAAGGTTAAAGAAGATATTGAAGAGATTTCGGGCTCTGTAAGACGAAAGCACTAA